One Chitinophagaceae bacterium C216 genomic window carries:
- the fabF_1 gene encoding 3-oxoacyl-[acyl-carrier-protein] synthase 2: protein MELKRVVVTGMGALTPLGNTIDGYWNGLINGVSGAAPITLFDASKFRTRFACEVKNFEPTDYLDKKEARKLDRFSQFALVASDQAMKDAGLSKDTINPDRVGVVLGSGIGGLITFQNEVAEFAKGDGTPKFNPFFIPKMILDIAAGHISMRHNLRGPNYAVVSACASSTNAMIDALTLIRLGKADIILTGGSEAVISEAGVGGFNAMKAMSERNDDPATASRPYDKDRDGFVMGEAAGVLVLEELEHALARGAKIYCEIVGGGATADAYHITAPHPEGLGAKNVMLAALKDAGLDVTAVDYINTHGTSTPLGDIAEVKAILDVFGEHAYKLNISSTKSMTGHCLGAAGVIEAIACIKSVVHDIVPPTINHFTDDPELDPNLNFTFNKAQERVVNVALSNTFGFGGHNACIIVKKYK from the coding sequence ATGGAATTAAAAAGGGTAGTAGTTACTGGAATGGGCGCGTTAACACCGCTCGGCAATACGATAGATGGATATTGGAACGGCCTGATAAACGGAGTTTCTGGCGCTGCCCCTATTACATTGTTTGATGCATCAAAATTCAGAACCCGGTTTGCCTGTGAGGTAAAAAATTTTGAACCCACAGATTATCTGGATAAAAAGGAAGCGAGAAAGCTCGATCGTTTTTCTCAGTTTGCCCTCGTAGCCAGCGACCAGGCTATGAAAGATGCCGGTCTTAGTAAAGACACCATTAACCCCGACAGAGTGGGTGTGGTTTTAGGAAGCGGAATTGGAGGGCTCATCACATTCCAAAACGAGGTAGCAGAATTCGCCAAGGGAGATGGTACGCCTAAATTCAACCCTTTCTTTATCCCTAAGATGATTCTGGATATTGCTGCCGGACACATCAGCATGAGACATAATTTAAGAGGCCCGAACTACGCCGTGGTAAGTGCCTGTGCCAGCAGCACCAACGCTATGATTGATGCCTTAACCCTGATTCGTTTAGGCAAGGCCGATATTATTCTCACCGGAGGTAGCGAAGCCGTTATCAGCGAAGCAGGTGTGGGCGGATTCAACGCCATGAAAGCCATGAGCGAACGCAACGATGATCCCGCTACAGCCAGCAGACCTTATGACAAAGACAGAGATGGCTTTGTAATGGGTGAAGCTGCCGGTGTATTGGTATTGGAAGAATTAGAACACGCACTGGCACGTGGCGCCAAAATTTATTGTGAAATAGTGGGTGGCGGAGCCACAGCCGATGCTTATCATATTACAGCTCCTCATCCCGAAGGATTAGGAGCGAAAAACGTTATGCTTGCAGCATTGAAAGATGCAGGGCTCGACGTTACTGCAGTAGATTATATCAATACCCACGGTACATCCACCCCGCTGGGTGATATTGCCGAAGTAAAAGCTATTCTGGACGTATTTGGAGAACACGCTTATAAGCTCAATATTAGTTCCACTAAAAGTATGACAGGCCATTGCCTAGGTGCCGCAGGAGTTATTGAAGCTATAGCCTGCATCAAAAGTGTAGTCCACGATATCGTTCCGCCTACCATCAATCACTTTACTGATGATCCGGAACTAGACCCCAATCTTAACTTTACATTCAATAAAGCACAGGAAAGAGTGGTAAATGTGGCACTCAGTAACACTTTTGGTTTCGGAGGGCACAACGCTTGCATCATTGTAAAGAAATACAAATAA
- the rnc gene encoding Ribonuclease 3, producing MGFTPKNYSLYKTALTHRSVSENVDENNERLEYLGDAILGAITADYLFRRYPYHGEGFLTEMRSKMVNRQQLNDIAVRMGLKKITKYNKADHCLKTSHIFGNTLEALVGAIYLDYGYERTRRWVQDYIITPHMFMDELENLEINHKNKLYGWANKNGKALEFVTVDEKVENGRRLFTVAAVVDGESIAQATAFNKKDASQIAANKAIEILGLNNQ from the coding sequence TTGGGATTCACTCCTAAGAACTACTCTTTATATAAAACCGCCCTTACCCATCGTTCCGTTAGCGAAAATGTAGATGAGAATAACGAGCGATTGGAATATTTGGGCGATGCCATTCTGGGCGCTATTACGGCTGATTATCTTTTTCGCCGCTACCCGTATCATGGTGAAGGATTTTTAACCGAGATGCGCAGCAAAATGGTGAACCGCCAACAACTCAATGATATAGCGGTACGCATGGGGCTGAAAAAAATTACTAAATACAATAAGGCCGACCACTGCCTGAAAACCAGCCATATCTTTGGTAATACCCTAGAAGCACTGGTCGGCGCTATCTATCTGGACTATGGATATGAGCGCACCCGTCGCTGGGTGCAGGATTATATCATCACGCCACATATGTTTATGGATGAGCTCGAAAATCTCGAAATCAACCATAAAAACAAGCTCTACGGCTGGGCCAATAAAAATGGAAAAGCCCTGGAATTTGTCACCGTTGACGAAAAAGTGGAGAACGGTCGCCGTTTGTTTACGGTAGCCGCCGTGGTAGATGGCGAAAGTATCGCCCAGGCTACAGCTTTTAATAAAAAAGATGCTTCGCAAATTGCAGCCAATAAGGCTATCGAGATTTTAGGTCTTAACAATCAGTAG
- the iscS_1 gene encoding Cysteine desulfurase IscS, translated as MSILSVPVYMDYSATTPCDERVVDAMLPYFTRFFGNTASRIHSYGWQAEAAVELAREQVAQIIHAQPKEIVFTSGATEACNLALRGVVELYAVKGNHIITTKTEHKAVLDTCKALEKKGAIITYLDVDANGLIDLTALEQSITPSTILVSIMLANNETGVVQNVAEIGKICKQHKVLFFCDATQAVGKIPIDVLASEIDLLAFSSHKIYGPKGVGALYIRSRNPRVKIAPQITGGGHENNLRSGTLNVTGIVGFGKACSICMEELSTEQERLTRLRDRLKDGLLQIPNTTLNGHPSQRLPNVLNISFPPLNSGLLLSALNKSIALSSGSACTSGSLDPSYVLSAMGIDDTHARAALRFSIGRFTTEEEIDFAIREVNEKVTQLRNEGMFIG; from the coding sequence ATGTCTATACTTTCCGTACCTGTATATATGGATTACAGTGCTACTACACCTTGTGATGAGCGTGTGGTTGACGCTATGTTGCCTTATTTTACCCGGTTCTTTGGCAATACAGCCAGCCGTATTCATAGTTACGGATGGCAGGCCGAAGCCGCAGTAGAATTGGCCCGCGAGCAAGTAGCCCAAATTATTCATGCACAGCCTAAAGAAATTGTTTTTACCTCAGGGGCTACAGAAGCTTGCAACTTAGCCCTCCGCGGAGTAGTGGAGTTATATGCCGTAAAAGGCAATCATATCATCACCACAAAGACCGAACATAAAGCCGTTCTGGACACCTGCAAAGCTCTTGAAAAAAAAGGAGCAATTATTACTTATCTGGATGTAGATGCCAACGGGCTTATCGATTTAACTGCACTAGAGCAAAGCATCACACCCTCTACCATTTTAGTGAGCATCATGCTAGCCAATAACGAAACCGGTGTGGTACAAAACGTTGCCGAAATTGGAAAAATTTGCAAACAACATAAAGTACTATTCTTTTGCGATGCTACTCAGGCGGTAGGTAAAATACCCATAGATGTTCTTGCCTCGGAAATAGACTTACTGGCCTTTAGTTCGCACAAAATCTATGGTCCTAAAGGGGTAGGCGCATTATATATCCGAAGCCGTAATCCACGTGTAAAAATCGCACCGCAGATAACTGGTGGAGGCCACGAAAACAATCTGCGCAGTGGCACCTTAAATGTTACCGGCATTGTGGGATTTGGAAAAGCCTGTAGCATCTGTATGGAGGAGTTGTCCACAGAACAAGAGCGATTAACACGACTGCGCGATCGTTTGAAAGACGGTCTATTGCAAATACCCAACACTACTTTAAACGGGCATCCCAGTCAGCGACTACCGAACGTGCTGAACATCTCTTTCCCTCCTTTGAACAGCGGATTATTACTTTCTGCATTAAATAAAAGTATTGCGCTTTCTTCGGGCTCTGCCTGTACCAGCGGTAGTCTGGATCCATCCTATGTTTTATCCGCCATGGGCATTGACGATACGCATGCACGCGCAGCTCTGCGGTTTAGCATTGGGCGATTCACTACCGAAGAAGAGATAGACTTTGCCATTCGTGAAGTAAACGAAAAAGTCACACAACTCAGAAACGAGGGTATGTTCATCGGTTAA
- the dapE_1 gene encoding Succinyl-diaminopimelate desuccinylase — protein sequence MSQVWKEYQEKNKDRFLEEMLELLRIPSVSARSEHKSDMIKCAEAIKDALLASGCDKAQVMETGGHPVVYGEKIIDPNKPTVLVYGHYDVQPVEPLELWHTPPFQPTIIDGKIYARGSADDKGQFYMHLKALETMVNTNTMCTNIKFIIEGEEEVGSPNLAKFVAANKDLLKADVILISDSALLSMDTPSLDTGVRGLSYIEVEVTSAARDLHSGSYGGAVANPIVVLSKMIASCHDENNHITIPGFYDDVVTVSDEERALINKAPFDEEEYKKEIGIKELWGEKGYTTYERTGIRPTLELNGIWGGYTGEGSKTVLPAKATAKISARLVPNQSSEKITQLLLDYFRKIAPSCVTVNAFEHHGGEAYNTPIDSKGYQAASKALETTFGKTPIPVRGGGSIPICHTLEKELGTQIIFMGFGLDNDGLHSPNEKYNVENYFKGIETIPYFHKYFAK from the coding sequence ATGAGCCAGGTTTGGAAAGAATACCAAGAAAAAAATAAAGACAGATTTCTGGAAGAAATGCTGGAGCTGCTACGCATCCCTTCAGTAAGTGCCAGAAGCGAACATAAGAGTGATATGATCAAATGCGCCGAAGCTATAAAAGACGCCTTACTGGCCAGCGGCTGCGATAAAGCCCAAGTAATGGAAACCGGCGGTCATCCGGTGGTGTACGGCGAAAAAATTATCGATCCCAATAAGCCTACCGTACTGGTATACGGACATTACGACGTACAACCTGTAGAACCGCTAGAACTGTGGCACACCCCTCCATTTCAACCCACTATTATCGATGGCAAAATATATGCTCGTGGCAGTGCTGATGACAAAGGACAGTTTTACATGCACCTAAAGGCACTGGAAACTATGGTAAATACCAACACCATGTGCACTAATATTAAATTCATCATCGAGGGTGAAGAAGAAGTGGGCTCTCCCAACCTGGCAAAATTTGTTGCGGCCAACAAGGATCTCTTGAAGGCCGATGTGATCCTCATCAGTGATAGTGCTTTATTGAGCATGGACACTCCATCCCTCGATACGGGAGTACGCGGATTAAGTTATATAGAAGTAGAAGTAACCTCAGCAGCTCGCGATTTGCACAGTGGCTCTTACGGTGGCGCAGTAGCAAACCCCATTGTTGTGCTTTCTAAAATGATTGCCAGCTGCCACGACGAAAACAATCATATTACCATACCCGGGTTTTATGATGATGTGGTTACAGTATCGGATGAAGAACGTGCATTGATTAACAAAGCGCCCTTTGATGAAGAAGAGTACAAGAAAGAAATCGGCATTAAAGAACTATGGGGAGAAAAAGGTTATACCACTTATGAAAGAACGGGTATCAGACCCACACTGGAATTGAACGGTATATGGGGTGGTTATACAGGAGAGGGTTCTAAAACTGTTCTACCTGCTAAAGCCACTGCTAAAATCTCTGCGCGACTGGTACCTAATCAAAGCAGCGAAAAAATTACTCAATTGTTGTTAGATTACTTCAGAAAAATAGCCCCGTCCTGTGTTACCGTAAATGCTTTTGAACATCATGGCGGCGAAGCTTATAATACACCTATAGACAGTAAGGGATACCAGGCAGCCAGTAAAGCACTCGAGACAACTTTCGGGAAAACACCAATTCCCGTAAGAGGAGGAGGCAGCATTCCTATCTGTCATACCCTCGAGAAAGAATTAGGCACTCAGATTATTTTCATGGGCTTTGGTCTGGATAACGACGGACTACACAGTCCCAACGAAAAATATAATGTTGAAAACTATTTTAAGGGTATTGAAACGATACCTTATTTCCACAAATACTTTGCAAAATAA
- the ccp_1 gene encoding Cytochrome c551 peroxidase — protein sequence MRKIYLTLGVIVLLGMMSFSYTNHAARTFKSYADSIRSLYSRPISEWPKPHIDSGAIWSELGVIPKDDTSWFKADKDPVTRLGMFLFFDPRLSGSNQISCSSCHDPDLAWQDGRVVALGNDHMQGKRNTMSLLNVHIYPKLFWDGRANDFASQMIEPLSAHHEMNMEVPLLSEKLSKIQGYRDLFEKAYGTPEIDFDKISTALAAFQKIIKSRATRYDRFLSGEYHVFTDDEVVGLHLFRTKARCMNCHSGPYLTDTSFHNIGLTYYKRKYEDLGRYNVTKNPEDVGRFRTPSLRELERTRPWMHNGLFDNLEGIVNMYNSGMPQPPKTEEQKNDPLFPKTDRLIKKLDLTKEEKAQLVAFLKTLTGTPYRMRRPELPK from the coding sequence ATGCGTAAGATTTATTTGACTTTAGGGGTGATTGTACTGCTGGGTATGATGTCATTTTCATACACGAACCACGCTGCGCGTACTTTCAAAAGCTATGCAGATTCGATAAGAAGCTTGTACAGCAGGCCCATTAGCGAGTGGCCTAAGCCTCATATTGATTCCGGAGCCATTTGGAGCGAGTTAGGCGTAATTCCCAAAGATGACACCTCGTGGTTTAAAGCTGATAAAGATCCTGTGACCCGCCTAGGAATGTTTTTGTTTTTCGATCCGCGTCTTTCGGGCTCTAATCAGATTTCCTGTAGTAGCTGTCATGATCCAGATCTGGCTTGGCAAGACGGAAGAGTAGTGGCTCTGGGTAATGATCATATGCAAGGCAAGCGCAATACCATGAGCCTTTTAAATGTACATATCTATCCCAAATTGTTCTGGGATGGTAGGGCGAATGATTTTGCTTCGCAGATGATAGAACCTTTGAGTGCGCATCACGAAATGAATATGGAAGTGCCTCTGTTGAGCGAGAAGCTTTCAAAGATTCAAGGGTACAGAGATTTATTTGAAAAAGCATACGGTACTCCTGAAATCGATTTTGATAAAATATCTACTGCACTTGCCGCATTTCAGAAAATCATCAAGAGCAGGGCTACACGCTACGATCGTTTCCTGAGTGGAGAATATCATGTATTTACTGATGATGAAGTAGTGGGGCTACATTTGTTCCGCACTAAGGCGCGTTGTATGAACTGTCATAGCGGTCCTTATCTCACAGATACCTCTTTTCATAATATAGGCCTTACTTATTACAAAAGGAAGTATGAGGATTTAGGGCGATATAATGTTACTAAAAATCCGGAAGACGTGGGTCGTTTTCGCACTCCCTCTTTGCGCGAACTGGAAAGAACGCGTCCCTGGATGCATAATGGTTTATTTGATAATCTGGAAGGAATTGTAAATATGTATAACAGCGGAATGCCACAACCTCCAAAAACGGAAGAGCAAAAAAATGATCCGCTATTTCCTAAAACAGACAGATTGATCAAAAAACTGGATTTGACAAAAGAGGAAAAAGCACAGCTAGTGGCTTTTCTGAAGACACTAACCGGAACTCCCTATCGCATGCGTCGTCCGGAGTTGCCAAAATAG
- the hslR gene encoding Heat shock protein 15 has protein sequence MAEAEKSEKLRLDKYLWSIRLFKTRRLATDACNANKVKYEGEPAKPGKNVHLGDIYEVRTEGRKWVIKVTGLLHNRLKYSEAIKYYADLTPPEEIEKAKVQAAAFFSGKRLSKIGRPTKKDRRDLDNFMGWE, from the coding sequence ATGGCAGAAGCCGAAAAATCGGAAAAACTTCGTTTAGATAAATATTTATGGTCCATTCGCCTGTTCAAAACCCGGCGACTGGCCACTGATGCGTGCAATGCTAACAAAGTGAAATATGAGGGAGAACCAGCTAAACCTGGTAAAAACGTACACCTTGGTGATATTTATGAAGTACGTACCGAAGGTCGTAAATGGGTAATTAAGGTTACCGGCCTATTGCACAATCGGTTAAAATATTCCGAAGCCATTAAATATTATGCCGACCTCACGCCTCCCGAAGAAATTGAAAAAGCCAAAGTACAGGCGGCTGCCTTTTTCAGTGGCAAACGCCTAAGCAAAATAGGGCGCCCCACAAAAAAAGACCGCCGAGATTTGGACAATTTTATGGGATGGGAATAG
- the trmD gene encoding tRNA (guanine-N(1)-)-methyltransferase, translated as MHIDIITVQPDLLASPFSHSIMKRAQDKGLLTVQVHHLRKWAINEYGQVDDYQYGGGAGMVMMCEPLANAIEELSTERKFDEIIYLTPDGKTLNQKTANMLSLKQNLLLICGHYKGIDERIREKYVTLEISIGDYVLSGGELAAAVLVDAIGRLIPGVLGDETSALTDSFQDNLLAPPVYTRPVEWNGMKVPDVLMSGDHKKIEDWRYEQALQRTKERRPDLLRDH; from the coding sequence ATGCACATCGATATCATTACCGTACAACCTGATTTACTGGCCAGCCCGTTTTCGCACAGCATCATGAAACGTGCGCAGGACAAAGGCCTACTAACGGTTCAGGTACATCACTTACGTAAATGGGCTATTAACGAATATGGGCAAGTAGACGACTATCAGTATGGTGGTGGTGCCGGCATGGTAATGATGTGTGAGCCGCTGGCCAATGCCATTGAAGAACTTTCCACAGAGAGGAAGTTCGATGAAATCATCTACCTCACCCCTGATGGGAAAACATTGAATCAGAAAACCGCCAACATGCTTTCCCTGAAGCAAAACCTATTACTTATTTGTGGCCATTACAAAGGCATTGACGAACGTATTCGGGAAAAATATGTGACGCTGGAAATATCCATCGGAGATTATGTATTGAGTGGTGGAGAACTGGCTGCAGCCGTACTGGTGGATGCCATAGGCAGATTAATACCTGGTGTACTGGGCGATGAAACTTCGGCCCTTACCGATTCTTTTCAGGATAACTTATTAGCCCCTCCTGTATACACCCGTCCAGTAGAATGGAATGGTATGAAAGTGCCTGATGTACTCATGAGTGGTGATCATAAGAAAATCGAAGATTGGCGTTACGAGCAGGCGCTTCAACGTACTAAAGAAAGAAGACCGGATCTTCTAAGAGACCATTAA
- the fumC gene encoding Fumarate hydratase class II, which yields MDFRIEKDTMGEVKVPVNAYYGAQTQRSIENFKIARDINLMPKEIIRAFAYLKKAAAITNYKAKVLPRNKYLLISKVCDEILEGKLDNEFPLVVWQTGSGTQSNMNVNEVIANRAHVLNGGKLTDKEKVLHPNDDVNKSQSSNDTFPTAMHIAAYKILVEVTIPGIEKLRNTLKKKSKQYMKVVKIGRTHFMDATPLTLGQELSGYVSQLDHGLKAIKNTLPHLSELALGGTAVGTGINTPEGYAENVAAEIAKLTKLPFKTAENKFEALAAHDAIVEAHGALKTVAVSLMKIANDIRMLASGPRSGIGEIFIPDNEPGSSIMPGKVNPTQCEALTMIAAQVLGNDVAINVGGATGHFELNVFKPMMIYNFLHSAKLIGEGCVSFNDKCAVGIAPIEANIKKHLDNSLMLVTALNTKIGYYKAAEIAQKAHKEGTTLKEMAVKLGYLTAEEFDKWVDPAKMVGKLS from the coding sequence ATGGATTTCAGAATAGAAAAAGATACGATGGGCGAGGTGAAAGTACCTGTCAACGCCTATTACGGTGCGCAAACTCAACGTTCAATTGAAAATTTTAAAATAGCTCGAGACATCAATTTGATGCCTAAAGAAATTATCCGGGCCTTTGCTTATCTAAAGAAAGCAGCTGCTATTACTAACTATAAAGCCAAAGTCCTTCCCCGGAATAAATACCTTTTAATCAGCAAGGTGTGTGATGAAATTCTGGAGGGTAAGCTGGATAATGAGTTCCCGCTGGTAGTATGGCAAACCGGTAGTGGTACCCAGTCCAATATGAATGTAAACGAGGTGATTGCCAATCGTGCGCATGTACTCAACGGTGGTAAACTTACCGATAAAGAAAAAGTACTGCATCCTAACGATGATGTAAATAAAAGTCAAAGCAGTAATGATACTTTTCCTACGGCCATGCACATTGCGGCTTATAAAATCCTGGTGGAAGTGACCATTCCGGGTATTGAGAAACTGCGTAATACACTAAAGAAAAAAAGTAAGCAGTACATGAAGGTGGTGAAAATTGGTCGTACGCATTTCATGGATGCTACCCCTTTAACCCTGGGTCAGGAGTTGAGTGGCTATGTATCGCAACTGGATCACGGCCTAAAGGCTATTAAAAATACATTGCCTCACCTGAGTGAGCTGGCGCTGGGTGGTACTGCCGTTGGTACAGGTATCAATACTCCCGAAGGATATGCTGAAAATGTGGCTGCGGAAATTGCTAAACTTACCAAACTGCCGTTTAAAACTGCCGAGAATAAATTTGAAGCTCTGGCTGCTCACGATGCTATAGTAGAAGCACATGGCGCGCTAAAAACCGTTGCAGTAAGCCTAATGAAGATTGCTAACGACATTCGTATGCTGGCTAGTGGTCCGCGCAGTGGTATTGGGGAAATCTTTATTCCCGACAATGAACCCGGCTCTTCTATTATGCCGGGGAAAGTGAATCCCACTCAATGTGAGGCGTTAACAATGATTGCGGCACAGGTGTTGGGTAATGATGTAGCTATAAATGTAGGTGGTGCCACCGGTCATTTTGAGCTAAATGTGTTCAAGCCGATGATGATTTACAACTTTTTACACAGCGCTAAGTTGATAGGTGAAGGATGCGTGTCCTTCAACGATAAATGTGCAGTAGGTATTGCTCCTATCGAAGCCAATATCAAAAAACATCTGGATAATTCACTGATGCTCGTAACTGCTTTAAACACTAAGATCGGTTACTATAAAGCTGCAGAGATTGCGCAGAAAGCACATAAAGAAGGAACTACCCTTAAGGAGATGGCCGTGAAACTAGGATATCTTACTGCTGAAGAATTTGATAAATGGGTGGATCCTGCCAAGATGGTTGGAAAATTATCATAG
- the copA_1 gene encoding putative copper-importing P-type ATPase A, which translates to MEDNNKIQWKVEGMDCATCALTINKYLDKEGAKEIKVNFATGDVSFSINPTQSVEHISKGLEDLGYKVVNEAAHSHAHGHTESKTGFLKNNAQRFWFCLPFTLVLMLHMIPAMHHSWIMQPHIQLILVLPVYIVGMSFFGVSAWKGIRNGMPNMNVLIALGATAAFVYSLYGLITGQHEYIFFETTATVITLVFLGNYIEDKTVENTQSQLKKLAETQVVMANMIAYDNEHNEHIFPVESNTLRTGDLILIKSGEQVPADCKILWGEAYVNESIITGESTPVKRGYKEKLIGGSVLTDGTVKAQVTAVGDATVLSGIIHMVKEAQGEKPPVQQMADKISAVFIPIVLGIAALTLIINWMVLKDFTPSLMRAIAVLVIACPCAMGLATPAAIAVGLGRGARNGILFRNATSLENFKNITQVVFDKTGTLTTGNFTITGYQAIQEHISEDDFKRLVYSLEKYSNHPIAKAIVQAWKTNNEIRWQKVEEIKGEGMRATDKEGNEYQAGSYKIAAHFTNDDAHNIYVLKNGTLIGYIDVADELRPEAKDVINYFKSKNIKTILLSGDKQSKAVQIGAILGIDEVIAEKTPEEKLQIIAAKNAETPTAMVGDGINDAPALAKATIGISMSDATQIAMQTAQVVLMNHGLKNLPMALGLGKHTYKTIVGNLFWAFSYNIIAIPIAAFGLLTPQIGALVMAFSDVVLGINSSRLLVKKVV; encoded by the coding sequence ATGGAAGACAATAATAAAATACAATGGAAAGTTGAGGGAATGGATTGTGCTACTTGCGCACTGACCATTAATAAATATCTTGATAAAGAAGGTGCCAAAGAAATAAAAGTCAATTTCGCCACAGGAGACGTGAGCTTCTCAATCAACCCTACTCAATCTGTCGAGCACATTTCCAAAGGGCTGGAAGATCTGGGATACAAGGTTGTGAATGAAGCCGCTCACTCTCACGCCCATGGCCATACAGAAAGCAAAACAGGTTTTCTTAAAAACAATGCTCAGCGTTTTTGGTTCTGTCTACCATTCACATTGGTACTCATGCTGCACATGATCCCAGCAATGCATCATAGCTGGATTATGCAGCCGCATATTCAGTTAATATTGGTATTACCGGTGTACATTGTAGGAATGTCGTTCTTTGGCGTAAGCGCATGGAAGGGTATTAGAAACGGCATGCCTAATATGAATGTGCTTATCGCATTGGGTGCTACCGCTGCATTCGTGTACAGCCTGTACGGACTAATCACAGGACAACACGAATACATATTCTTCGAAACCACCGCTACCGTCATCACATTAGTTTTTCTCGGAAACTATATCGAAGATAAAACAGTGGAAAATACACAGTCGCAGTTAAAGAAGCTGGCCGAAACACAAGTGGTAATGGCCAATATGATTGCATACGACAACGAACATAACGAGCATATATTCCCTGTCGAGAGTAATACCCTGCGCACGGGAGATTTAATCCTCATTAAATCCGGCGAGCAGGTACCTGCAGATTGTAAAATATTGTGGGGCGAAGCTTATGTAAACGAATCTATCATTACCGGAGAAAGTACTCCGGTAAAAAGAGGTTATAAAGAAAAGCTGATTGGAGGTAGTGTTCTTACTGATGGTACCGTAAAAGCCCAGGTTACAGCAGTGGGGGACGCTACAGTACTGTCAGGCATTATTCATATGGTGAAAGAAGCTCAGGGCGAAAAACCTCCGGTACAGCAAATGGCAGATAAGATCAGTGCCGTTTTTATTCCCATTGTTTTGGGCATCGCCGCACTCACATTAATCATCAACTGGATGGTATTAAAAGACTTCACCCCATCACTGATGCGAGCCATTGCCGTGCTGGTGATTGCATGCCCCTGTGCCATGGGATTAGCCACACCGGCTGCTATTGCAGTAGGATTGGGACGTGGTGCACGTAATGGTATCCTATTCAGAAATGCTACCAGCCTCGAAAACTTTAAAAATATTACACAAGTAGTTTTCGATAAGACCGGCACATTAACTACCGGAAATTTTACCATTACCGGTTATCAGGCTATACAAGAGCACATCAGTGAGGATGATTTCAAACGCTTGGTATATTCACTGGAAAAGTATTCTAATCATCCCATTGCCAAAGCTATCGTACAAGCCTGGAAAACGAACAATGAAATACGTTGGCAAAAAGTAGAAGAAATAAAGGGCGAAGGTATGCGCGCTACAGATAAGGAAGGCAATGAATATCAAGCTGGCTCTTATAAAATTGCTGCACATTTCACAAACGATGATGCACATAACATTTATGTATTGAAGAATGGTACTCTCATCGGATATATCGATGTTGCTGATGAGTTACGCCCTGAAGCTAAAGATGTAATCAACTATTTCAAAAGTAAAAACATCAAAACTATTTTATTGAGTGGCGACAAGCAATCCAAAGCAGTACAGATTGGCGCCATATTGGGTATCGATGAAGTGATTGCTGAAAAAACACCGGAGGAAAAACTGCAAATTATAGCCGCCAAGAATGCCGAAACTCCTACTGCTATGGTTGGTGACGGCATCAATGATGCTCCAGCATTGGCTAAAGCTACTATCGGTATTAGCATGAGCGATGCCACACAAATTGCCATGCAAACCGCACAAGTAGTACTGATGAACCATGGTCTGAAAAACCTCCCTATGGCTCTGGGTCTGGGTAAGCACACTTACAAAACTATTGTGGGCAACCTGTTCTGGGCGTTTTCCTATAATATCATTGCAATTCCCATAGCTGCATTCGGATTACTGACGCCTCAAATCGGTGCGCTGGTAATGGCCTTTAGCGATGTGGTATTAGGCATCAACAGCAGTCGCCTATTAGTGAAGAAGGTGGTATAA